The Patescibacteria group bacterium genome includes a window with the following:
- a CDS encoding O-antigen ligase family protein — translation MCYIIFLSIFLILFSVLAWRRLDWAVMLIIAGLPLYLVRFKVWSIPMTLLEAMILIAFFCWIIFKTKFWDFLRGKYKIKDFLKNSPWNKKGSAEGRRRYPFGIEIILLLIISFAAVGVAHFSATSLGLWKAYFFEPILLYILILNIFQESPLLSKEGFGGGYSGVNKIGLSLAVGALIVSSYAIFQKFTGFGIDNPLWAAETTRRVVSFFGYPNAVGLYLGPVIPVLTAFLFLPPKKDFSPLEKKIHYPLPEEKISAISLSKGFLGFIIVLSLAAVYFAKSDGALIGLAVAAFIFCLFINKKARIAVLAVVVIAAIGIYFYPPIAKPLERKITIEDFSGQVRRLQWKETLMMLNGEKKIWGIGLGNFQQAVAPYHQPGFFYDDGTDPLFHQHTVESAAVRARTWQPVEIYLYPHNIILNFWVELGLAGLFLFVWIFGKTIYLLSSIVYHFKAKKDKTSLFLALGLLSAIIVIIVHGLVDVPYFKNDLSCIFWILVAILVLLDLRNKDKRIEC, via the coding sequence ATGTGTTATATTATTTTTTTATCTATATTTTTAATTCTGTTTTCTGTTTTGGCCTGGCGTCGGCTTGATTGGGCGGTAATGCTGATTATCGCCGGATTGCCTTTATATTTGGTCAGATTTAAGGTATGGTCGATACCAATGACGCTTTTAGAAGCGATGATCTTGATCGCTTTTTTTTGTTGGATTATTTTTAAAACAAAATTTTGGGATTTTTTACGAGGGAAATATAAAATTAAAGATTTTTTAAAAAATAGTCCGTGGAATAAAAAGGGCAGCGCGGAGGGGCGAAGAAGATATCCTTTCGGCATCGAAATAATTTTACTTTTGATCATTTCGTTTGCCGCCGTGGGCGTGGCGCATTTTTCCGCAACATCTTTGGGGCTTTGGAAGGCCTATTTTTTTGAGCCGATCTTGCTGTACATTCTGATCTTGAATATATTTCAGGAGTCCCCCCTCCTTTCTAAGGAGGGGTTTGGGGGTGGTTATAGTGGCGTTAATAAAATCGGCTTGAGTCTGGCCGTTGGCGCCTTGATCGTTTCTTCTTATGCTATCTTCCAAAAGTTCACCGGTTTCGGCATTGATAATCCGCTCTGGGCGGCCGAAACAACGCGCCGGGTGGTTTCATTTTTCGGCTATCCCAACGCGGTAGGTTTGTATCTTGGGCCGGTCATTCCGGTTTTAACCGCCTTTTTATTTTTGCCGCCCAAGAAAGATTTTTCTCCGCTCGAGAAAAAAATTCATTATCCTCTTCCCGAAGAAAAAATTTCCGCGATTAGTTTGTCAAAAGGTTTTTTAGGGTTTATTATCGTTTTGTCATTAGCGGCGGTTTATTTTGCCAAATCGGACGGAGCGCTGATTGGCTTGGCCGTTGCCGCTTTTATTTTTTGTTTGTTTATTAATAAAAAAGCGCGGATCGCGGTTCTGGCCGTTGTCGTGATCGCCGCGATCGGAATTTATTTTTATCCGCCGATTGCCAAGCCGCTCGAGAGAAAAATAACCATCGAAGATTTTTCCGGACAGGTGCGCCGCTTGCAATGGAAGGAAACCTTAATGATGCTTAACGGGGAGAAGAAGATTTGGGGGATCGGCCTGGGGAATTTTCAGCAAGCGGTTGCGCCCTATCATCAGCCGGGATTTTTTTATGATGACGGCACTGATCCTTTATTCCACCAGCACACGGTTGAAAGCGCCGCCGTTCGCGCCCGCACCTGGCAGCCGGTGGAAATATATCTGTATCCGCACAATATCATTTTAAATTTTTGGGTAGAATTAGGCTTGGCTGGGCTATTTTTATTTGTTTGGATTTTCGGCAAAACAATTTATCTTTTATCATCTATCGTTTATCATTTTAAGGCGAAAAAAGATAAAACAAGTTTATTTTTAGCCTTAGGCTTGCTATCCGCAATAATTGTTATTATCGTCCATGGTCTGGTCGATGTCCCTTATTTTAAGAACGATCTATCTTGTATTTTTTGGATTTTAGTGGCAATATTGGTTTTGTTGGATTTGAGAAATAAAGATAAACGAATTGAATGTTGA
- a CDS encoding GIY-YIG nuclease family protein produces the protein MYYVYFIKSFKNGSLYIGSTEDLRKRLAEHNAGRTQSTKPFCPWGVVYYEAHLSKELARRAEIFYKTGQGRRQVKKKLGIE, from the coding sequence ATGTATTATGTTTATTTTATAAAAAGTTTTAAAAATGGGAGTTTGTATATTGGATCAACGGAAGATTTAAGAAAAAGACTGGCGGAACATAACGCGGGAAGAACCCAATCAACCAAACCATTTTGTCCCTGGGGAGTTGTATATTATGAGGCTCATTTGAGTAAGGAATTAGCCAGACGAGCGGAAATATTTTATAAGACTGGGCAAGGGCGAAGACAAGTAAAGAAAAAATTAGGAATTGAATAA
- a CDS encoding HNH endonuclease — protein sequence MGLLDFLSEIFDGNSSRENKTYIDENGYRRFSDSDKLVSRWIVEKKLGRRLNQDEEVHHRDRNKLNNRPGNLEALTPEEHNREHGLPDDYNLDYDNDLDDYDDDF from the coding sequence ATGGGTTTATTAGATTTTTTATCAGAAATTTTTGATGGAAATTCCAGTAGAGAAAATAAAACATATATTGATGAAAACGGTTATAGAAGGTTTTCAGACTCCGATAAATTAGTAAGCCGTTGGATAGTTGAGAAAAAATTAGGCAGGAGACTTAATCAGGACGAAGAGGTTCACCACAGAGACAGAAACAAGTTAAATAATCGCCCAGGCAATCTCGAAGCCCTAACTCCTGAGGAGCATAACAGAGAACATGGACTTCCAGATGATTATAATTTAGATTATGATAATGATCTTGATGATTATGACGATGACTTTTAG
- a CDS encoding MliC family protein, translating into MRSWEEPCVAATSSNIVKYFCQEGILRANYGTSSVGLILKNGSTMTLPQTRSGSGIRYEEGSTVLASKGDNAFLTQKDITTYTNCVAGNQTVSGDTATYTDAEKTFSFSRPNQFVLSGGEIGFSQSWSYNSSGLGSLLAVVDIPRSFMPGTNFGEAKFTVGASGDPAEVKNCLKSNYGEMGSTTKATIGDRNFTKINFTDAGAGNYYDITSYRTLYNGQCYAVESLIHSTNIDNYPPEQGIKQFDRLKIGLVLQNMAQSFEFLPQTATSSAQ; encoded by the coding sequence TTGCGCTCCTGGGAAGAGCCTTGCGTAGCGGCTACCAGTTCGAACATCGTCAAATATTTTTGCCAGGAAGGAATCTTGCGGGCGAATTATGGCACCAGTTCGGTGGGCTTGATATTAAAAAATGGCAGCACCATGACTTTGCCGCAAACCAGATCCGGCTCGGGGATTCGTTATGAAGAAGGATCGACGGTATTGGCGAGCAAAGGCGATAACGCTTTCTTGACGCAAAAAGATATTACAACATATACTAACTGCGTTGCCGGCAATCAAACCGTTTCCGGCGATACCGCTACTTACACCGACGCGGAAAAGACTTTTTCTTTTTCTCGCCCCAATCAATTTGTTTTGTCTGGCGGAGAAATTGGTTTTTCGCAGAGCTGGAGTTATAATTCAAGCGGCCTGGGATCGCTTTTGGCCGTCGTGGATATTCCCCGCTCGTTTATGCCGGGGACAAATTTTGGCGAAGCAAAATTTACGGTGGGCGCCAGCGGCGATCCGGCTGAAGTGAAGAATTGTTTAAAATCAAACTACGGAGAGATGGGGTCGACTACCAAGGCGACTATCGGCGATCGCAATTTCACCAAAATAAATTTTACCGATGCGGGCGCGGGAAATTATTATGACATTACCAGCTATCGCACGCTTTATAACGGACAATGCTACGCCGTTGAGAGCTTGATCCATTCTACCAATATTGATAATTATCCGCCCGAACAAGGGATCAAGCAGTTTGACCGTTTGAAAATCGGTTTGGTCCTGCAGAATATGGCGCAAAGCTTTGAATTTTTGCCCCAGACCGCGACATCTTCCGCGCAATAA
- a CDS encoding Type 1 glutamine amidotransferase-like domain-containing protein — MNKNPHILLCFFARERECWEEKFKSYQQNFVELVGGNIEPMFELALPDIFTEQVKNNDAIVIYGGDDDMLYYRLQQYDLPEIWQNKIIAGSSAGSDVLTKHYWTCDLRQCADGFGILPIKFIPHYKSEYGSNDTRGPIDWKKAYEELAEYGDKSLPIYALEEGDFIIFEK; from the coding sequence TTGAATAAAAATCCGCATATCTTGTTGTGTTTTTTTGCCAGAGAGCGTGAATGCTGGGAAGAGAAATTCAAAAGTTACCAGCAAAACTTTGTAGAGTTAGTTGGCGGCAATATCGAGCCGATGTTTGAATTAGCTCTTCCTGATATATTTACTGAGCAGGTAAAAAATAATGACGCCATCGTTATTTACGGCGGAGATGATGACATGTTGTATTATCGGCTGCAGCAATATGATTTACCGGAAATTTGGCAAAATAAAATTATTGCTGGTAGCTCGGCCGGTTCCGATGTGTTGACTAAACATTATTGGACTTGCGATTTGCGTCAATGTGCCGATGGTTTTGGAATTTTGCCGATAAAATTTATTCCTCATTATAAGTCTGAATATGGCAGCAATGATACGCGCGGTCCGATTGATTGGAAAAAAGCTTACGAAGAGCTCGCCGAATATGGAGATAAATCCTTGCCTATTTATGCGCTGGAAGAAGGAGATTTTATTATTTTTGAAAAATAA
- a CDS encoding tryptophan-rich sensory protein: MKKRILILGGCILVCLFVGLIGSIFTTPAIGSWYVFLNKPAFNPPAWIFAPVWTLLYILMGIALFLVFRKVRENKLAKTGSIIFVIHLALNASWSIIFFGAKMIPLAFANIVILWLLIVYLIIVFWRIDRRASILLWPYLAWVSFASVLNFSLMLLNR, encoded by the coding sequence ATGAAAAAAAGAATTTTAATTTTAGGCGGCTGCATCTTGGTCTGTTTGTTCGTCGGATTAATCGGGTCGATTTTTACGACGCCGGCTATCGGATCTTGGTATGTATTCCTCAATAAGCCGGCGTTTAATCCGCCGGCCTGGATTTTCGCGCCGGTTTGGACATTGCTCTATATATTGATGGGCATCGCCTTGTTTTTGGTTTTTCGAAAAGTTAGGGAGAATAAATTAGCTAAAACCGGTTCAATAATTTTTGTAATTCATCTGGCGCTTAACGCATCCTGGTCGATCATTTTTTTCGGCGCCAAAATGATCCCGCTGGCTTTTGCTAATATTGTAATTCTCTGGCTGCTAATTGTTTATTTGATCATTGTTTTTTGGCGGATTGATAGGCGAGCATCGATCCTGCTTTGGCCTTATTTGGCTTGGGTTTCCTTCGCCTCGGTATTGAATTTTTCATTAATGCTGTTAAATCGCTAA
- a CDS encoding ATP-binding protein, protein MRRKTAKEPEKNIFSKLGLKLIIPFFAISFIALLLIGGLFYFQYQAQISFVQKIEQNISSPAAARGLLAELPAQELARDRQIFYLAGGSAIFILLLFIGLIIFLIYRQLLRPLRSFEQKIAEMKKGGLDNKIKLAATDELGYLADIFKQINGHLQETYVRAEETIKKRTKDADRMVAVLQKKNLKMKDKEATLANRLEDAFLLEKELKEGRDRVSAIIACMGEGLIVTDKAGKIISLNPAAEWMLKITANKVAGQNLDAVAPLFIGKECEKRVPFVDYPTIKAIRFRKILIFNLTDDYYFLSKSGAKMAVILSSSPLLKEGRVFGAVTIFRNMSAEKRLDDAKNNFISIASHQLRTPLTSMRWFSEMLISGDAGVINKKQTKFVERIYQGTERMIRLVNLLLQIARVEAGRVKIEPIPIDFKNTIQGVEITLKTLLEEKSQRLKMIFKPDPFPSVYMDQEVIWQVFQNLLSNASRYASRRSTITVTAEKKGELAEFSIADKGIDIPHDAQDRIFHKFFRAENAIKIVPEGSGLGLSLVKSLVEGWGGKIWFKSQKGKGTTFYFTVPLSGMKPKRGDVGLAI, encoded by the coding sequence ATGCGAAGGAAAACGGCCAAGGAACCTGAAAAAAATATTTTCAGCAAATTAGGTTTGAAATTGATCATTCCTTTTTTTGCCATTTCTTTTATCGCCTTGCTTTTGATCGGCGGGCTTTTTTATTTTCAATATCAGGCGCAAATCAGCTTCGTGCAAAAGATCGAGCAGAATATTTCTTCCCCGGCCGCCGCTCGCGGGCTATTGGCGGAATTGCCGGCGCAGGAATTGGCGCGGGACAGGCAAATTTTTTATCTGGCCGGCGGCAGCGCGATTTTCATCCTTTTGCTTTTTATCGGTTTGATCATTTTTTTGATTTATCGACAGTTGCTTAGGCCGTTGAGATCTTTCGAGCAAAAGATCGCCGAAATGAAAAAGGGCGGCCTTGATAATAAGATCAAGCTGGCGGCTACGGATGAATTGGGCTATTTGGCGGATATTTTTAAGCAAATAAACGGTCATTTGCAAGAAACTTATGTCCGCGCGGAAGAGACGATCAAAAAAAGAACCAAAGACGCGGACAGGATGGTCGCGGTCTTGCAGAAGAAAAATTTAAAAATGAAGGATAAAGAAGCCACTCTGGCAAATCGGCTCGAAGACGCCTTTTTGCTGGAGAAAGAGCTGAAAGAAGGAAGGGATCGGGTGAGCGCGATCATCGCCTGCATGGGCGAAGGATTGATCGTCACCGACAAGGCGGGAAAAATTATTTCCCTTAATCCGGCCGCGGAATGGATGCTGAAAATAACCGCCAATAAGGTCGCCGGCCAGAATCTTGACGCCGTGGCGCCTCTTTTTATCGGCAAGGAGTGCGAGAAAAGGGTTCCGTTCGTGGATTATCCGACCATCAAGGCCATTCGCTTCAGAAAAATTTTGATTTTCAATCTGACCGATGACTATTATTTCTTATCGAAGTCGGGCGCGAAAATGGCGGTTATTTTATCATCTTCGCCGCTCTTGAAAGAAGGGAGGGTCTTCGGCGCCGTAACTATTTTCAGGAACATGAGCGCGGAGAAGCGGCTGGATGATGCCAAAAATAATTTTATTTCGATCGCTTCCCACCAATTGCGCACCCCGCTCACTTCAATGCGCTGGTTTTCCGAGATGCTTATTTCCGGAGATGCCGGCGTCATCAATAAAAAGCAGACAAAATTCGTGGAGCGCATTTATCAGGGCACGGAGCGCATGATCAGGTTGGTGAATCTTCTCTTGCAGATCGCTCGCGTCGAGGCGGGCCGCGTCAAGATCGAGCCGATCCCCATTGATTTCAAAAATACCATCCAGGGAGTGGAGATCACGCTCAAGACTTTGCTGGAAGAGAAATCGCAAAGATTGAAGATGATTTTCAAGCCCGATCCTTTTCCTTCCGTTTACATGGATCAGGAAGTGATTTGGCAGGTTTTTCAGAATTTGCTTTCCAATGCCAGCCGTTACGCGTCCAGGAGAAGCACGATCACCGTAACCGCTGAAAAAAAAGGCGAGCTGGCGGAATTTTCCATCGCCGATAAAGGGATCGATATTCCCCACGACGCGCAAGACCGGATTTTCCATAAATTTTTCCGCGCGGAAAACGCCATCAAGATCGTCCCCGAGGGTTCGGGGCTGGGCTTGTCTTTGGTAAAATCGCTGGTCGAGGGCTGGGGAGGGAAAATCTGGTTCAAATCCCAAAAAGGCAAGGGGACCACTTTTTATTTCACCGTTCCTCTCTCCGGCATGAAGCCGAAGCGCGGGGATGTGGGCTTGGCAATATAG
- a CDS encoding class I SAM-dependent methyltransferase, giving the protein MDRREALEKFVPGERRPWALDVLQLPDREIIPLKNNFHDAVIRGIYSNYFEGQQILAASGDYTFKGGNLEISRGFLMNNCAPFSLSDWHAQQLQWQLARINKKIERYAVVGTDASLAQALNVYFLLEDVVIHVFEQNPESIKCAKQLAESLGLGSVFNFHQGDAAAILPEVAEEIGGFDVIDLQLVLQHLRGDSFNKFWEGAVGALKTGGLIKINELMIGTLGLVKTYDSKDSVLAAKKIIESYFFGDNGPKVPSFLNVGWHWPKGHAWGNKERLVGDILACTGEKLILREDFGLSLPEKESFSGDVLRLTGLRYVVASLAAAMAAKANSLKGVQGQEEMAGKFAGLAAWAFKEGRRVDEILTGQEFEKRLFSVNFSEVAGIVLEKAV; this is encoded by the coding sequence ATGGACAGAAGAGAAGCGCTGGAAAAATTTGTTCCTGGCGAAAGGCGGCCTTGGGCATTGGACGTTCTTCAATTGCCGGATAGAGAAATTATTCCCCTGAAAAATAATTTTCATGACGCGGTCATCAGGGGGATTTACTCGAATTATTTTGAAGGGCAACAAATTCTTGCCGCCAGTGGAGATTATACGTTTAAGGGGGGAAATCTGGAAATTTCTCGCGGGTTTTTGATGAATAATTGCGCACCGTTCAGCTTGAGTGATTGGCATGCCCAGCAGCTGCAATGGCAGTTAGCGCGGATAAATAAAAAAATAGAGCGTTACGCGGTTGTCGGCACTGATGCCAGTCTGGCGCAAGCTTTAAATGTTTATTTTTTGCTGGAAGATGTTGTCATCCATGTTTTCGAGCAAAATCCGGAAAGCATAAAATGCGCCAAGCAGTTAGCGGAGAGTTTAGGGTTAGGCAGTGTTTTTAATTTTCATCAAGGCGATGCCGCCGCAATATTGCCGGAGGTGGCGGAAGAAATCGGCGGGTTTGACGTGATTGATCTGCAGTTGGTTCTGCAGCATCTGCGAGGCGATTCTTTCAATAAATTTTGGGAAGGAGCGGTGGGCGCTTTAAAAACCGGCGGTTTGATAAAGATCAATGAATTAATGATCGGCACGCTCGGTTTGGTAAAGACATATGACAGTAAAGATTCTGTTTTAGCCGCGAAAAAAATTATTGAAAGTTATTTTTTCGGCGATAATGGTCCAAAAGTTCCAAGTTTTCTCAATGTCGGCTGGCATTGGCCCAAAGGCCACGCCTGGGGAAACAAAGAAAGGCTGGTTGGCGATATTCTAGCGTGCACAGGAGAAAAATTAATTCTTCGCGAAGATTTCGGGCTCTCTTTGCCGGAGAAGGAAAGTTTTTCTGGCGATGTTCTTCGCTTGACCGGCTTAAGATACGTAGTGGCAAGTTTGGCGGCGGCCATGGCTGCCAAAGCCAATTCTTTAAAGGGTGTTCAAGGCCAAGAAGAGATGGCTGGAAAGTTTGCCGGTTTAGCCGCTTGGGCTTTTAAAGAAGGCCGACGAGTGGATGAAATTCTCACCGGCCAGGAATTCGAGAAAAGATTATTCAGCGTCAATTTTTCAGAAGTTGCCGGGATAGTCTTGGAAAAAGCAGTTTGA
- a CDS encoding ATP-binding protein, producing the protein MVNFLLALIVLRNNPRNIINKVFFLISVFLGLWGFSLLFYQFPLIFSSLAWIKMTYLSASFYLIFVLAFSFIFPTAIYRQFWRPAAFFSLIFLAVTIWLLFFTKIWIIDVVVDPQKGLQTIWGNGYYLWLLIIWISIIWTFINLIIKSRHSSGLRKLQLKFFSYSFVLFSFLVTVSDGIVPIFFNDTRLFYTSAIFSIIFSGVTAYAILKHRFMDIHLVVARSISYFLLLFSFGVFYSLTLFLCATFIIAEPIAIGTYALFSLIALAVAFSFQPLLAFFQRITDNIFYKQNYNESRLLYDLALLMASTFSLVELTDKLLEKIMAAIRVSFGAFVLIDNKKIFHLVQRGYAGKMKISDGDISRFVKQTQIVLFDELPENALKETMRRLNINVIIPLRVKGETEDVLIFGEKLSGNPYTDKDISFFQVFASAASAAIKNVSNVEQIMRLDELKSEFVNVVSHQLRTPLSVARWNFEMILDNVFGKLPPKVEQITRDTYLQFVTLNRGLNNLMAVLEIEKNEVLMKYDKIDIDQAIIKEVISDLAEVIKEKKITIKQENPIARKFSLDQKKIKAVFEIILDNAIRYSPDGSTITISQTLRKGKRKNEILISVADRGIGILSVNKEAIFTKFFRGEEAKKMSPDGFGLGLFMAKKYVKYHGGDLWFEKNKAGGSTFSFFIPERTGK; encoded by the coding sequence TTGGTTAATTTTTTATTAGCGCTTATTGTTTTGCGAAATAATCCCCGAAATATTATTAATAAAGTTTTTTTTCTGATCAGTGTTTTTTTGGGCCTTTGGGGATTTTCCCTCCTCTTTTATCAATTTCCCCTTATTTTTTCCAGCCTGGCTTGGATTAAAATGACTTATCTGTCAGCTTCTTTTTATTTAATCTTTGTTTTAGCTTTTTCTTTTATTTTCCCCACCGCTATTTATCGCCAATTTTGGCGCCCGGCGGCGTTTTTTAGCTTGATCTTTTTGGCCGTAACGATTTGGCTGTTATTTTTTACAAAAATTTGGATAATTGACGTGGTGGTTGATCCGCAAAAGGGCTTGCAAACTATTTGGGGAAACGGTTATTATTTATGGCTGCTTATTATTTGGATCAGTATTATCTGGACCTTTATCAATCTTATTATTAAAAGCCGCCATTCTTCAGGATTGCGAAAACTGCAATTAAAATTTTTTTCTTATTCGTTTGTTTTGTTTTCTTTTTTAGTCACTGTTTCCGACGGAATAGTTCCGATTTTTTTTAATGATACCCGCCTTTTTTATACTAGCGCTATTTTTAGCATTATTTTCAGCGGCGTCACCGCTTACGCGATTTTGAAACACCGCTTTATGGATATTCATCTGGTGGTCGCCCGCTCGATCTCTTATTTTCTTTTGCTTTTTTCTTTCGGCGTTTTTTATTCGCTGACCTTATTCCTTTGCGCCACTTTTATTATCGCCGAGCCGATCGCCATCGGCACTTATGCCTTGTTTTCTTTGATCGCTTTGGCCGTTGCTTTTTCTTTTCAGCCGCTGCTGGCTTTTTTTCAAAGAATCACCGACAATATTTTTTACAAGCAAAATTATAACGAATCCCGCCTGCTCTATGACTTGGCGCTCTTGATGGCTTCGACTTTCAGCTTGGTGGAATTGACGGACAAATTGCTGGAAAAGATCATGGCCGCGATCCGCGTCAGCTTCGGCGCTTTCGTTTTGATCGACAATAAGAAAATTTTTCATCTGGTCCAGCGGGGCTATGCCGGGAAGATGAAAATTTCCGACGGCGATATTTCCCGGTTCGTCAAACAGACGCAGATAGTTTTATTCGATGAATTGCCGGAAAACGCGCTGAAAGAAACGATGCGGCGGTTGAATATCAATGTTATCATTCCTTTGCGCGTCAAAGGAGAAACCGAAGATGTTTTGATCTTCGGCGAAAAGCTTTCCGGCAACCCTTATACCGATAAAGATATCAGTTTTTTCCAGGTTTTTGCTTCAGCCGCGTCCGCGGCGATCAAAAATGTTTCCAACGTCGAGCAGATTATGCGGCTTGATGAGCTGAAGTCCGAGTTCGTCAATGTTGTTTCGCACCAATTGCGCACGCCGCTTTCCGTCGCCCGCTGGAATTTCGAGATGATCTTGGATAATGTTTTCGGCAAATTGCCGCCCAAAGTGGAACAGATCACCCGGGACACGTATTTGCAATTCGTTACGCTCAATCGGGGCTTGAATAATCTGATGGCGGTTTTGGAGATTGAAAAAAATGAAGTGCTGATGAAGTATGATAAAATCGATATTGATCAGGCGATTATCAAGGAAGTGATCAGCGATCTCGCTGAAGTGATCAAAGAAAAAAAGATCACGATCAAGCAAGAAAATCCGATTGCCAGAAAATTCAGCCTTGACCAAAAGAAAATAAAAGCGGTTTTTGAGATTATTCTGGATAATGCCATCCGCTATTCTCCGGACGGCTCAACCATTACTATTTCCCAGACCTTGCGGAAGGGCAAGAGAAAAAATGAAATTTTGATTTCCGTGGCTGATCGCGGGATCGGCATTTTGTCCGTTAACAAGGAAGCGATTTTTACCAAATTTTTTCGCGGCGAGGAGGCGAAAAAAATGTCGCCGGACGGTTTTGGCCTGGGGCTTTTTATGGCGAAAAAATATGTCAAATATCACGGCGGAGATCTTTGGTTTGAAAAAAACAAAGCCGGCGGCTCGACCTTTAGCTTTTTTATTCCCGAGAGAACGGGAAAATAA
- a CDS encoding response regulator: MAISQTKKILLIEDDKPTVKIVKLMLEQEGYEVSVAGDGEKAIEALKNPADLILLDLLIPKIDGFQVLKIIRQEKKLKLPVVVFSNLSRQRDIEQAAELGANDYLVKSEFSAGKLKQKINNFFNAK; the protein is encoded by the coding sequence ATGGCCATTAGCCAGACAAAAAAAATTCTGCTCATTGAAGACGACAAGCCCACCGTCAAGATCGTTAAGCTGATGCTGGAACAGGAGGGCTATGAAGTTTCCGTCGCCGGAGACGGCGAAAAAGCGATCGAGGCCTTGAAGAATCCGGCCGACTTGATCCTCTTGGATCTGCTGATCCCGAAAATAGACGGCTTCCAGGTTTTGAAGATCATCCGGCAAGAAAAAAAGCTCAAGCTGCCGGTGGTCGTCTTTTCGAATTTGAGCCGGCAAAGAGACATCGAACAGGCCGCCGAATTGGGTGCCAATGATTATTTGGTCAAAAGCGAATTTTCCGCCGGCAAGCTCAAACAGAAGATCAATAATTTTTTTAACGCGAAATAA
- a CDS encoding response regulator, with protein MRKQKKENTGLKTILVIEDELPLREAISIKLAKEGFLCLLAETAEAGLKILEQEKPDLIWLDLLMPGMGGFAFLEKIRQQPKLRDLPVVIVSVSASPEKIRLAFGLNVVDYLVKSQFRLADIVGRIGGYIKK; from the coding sequence ATGAGGAAGCAAAAAAAAGAAAATACCGGTTTAAAAACAATTTTAGTGATTGAAGATGAGCTGCCTTTGCGCGAGGCGATCAGCATTAAATTGGCCAAAGAAGGATTTCTCTGCCTGCTGGCCGAGACTGCCGAGGCCGGGCTTAAAATTCTGGAGCAAGAAAAGCCGGATCTGATCTGGCTGGATTTGCTCATGCCCGGGATGGGCGGATTCGCTTTCTTGGAAAAAATCCGCCAACAGCCGAAACTGCGCGATCTTCCCGTGGTAATCGTTTCCGTTTCCGCCAGCCCGGAAAAGATCCGCCTGGCTTTTGGGCTTAACGTCGTTGATTATCTGGTAAAAAGCCAGTTTCGGCTGGCCGATATTGTCGGGCGCATCGGGGGCTATATTAAAAAATGA
- a CDS encoding response regulator: MSINQKKKIILIVEDEQALQDALKMKFEKEGVEVLTAGTGEEALEVLKKKRPVLISLDILLPKMNGLEVLKKIRADSRLRDLPVVVVSVSGGQEKIRQAFSLGIVDYLVKSEYKIENIVKKIMAIMEKFYAEKNYSQK, from the coding sequence ATGAGCATTAATCAAAAAAAGAAAATTATCCTGATTGTCGAAGATGAGCAGGCGTTGCAGGACGCTTTAAAGATGAAATTTGAAAAAGAGGGGGTCGAAGTGCTGACGGCCGGCACCGGCGAAGAGGCGCTTGAGGTTTTGAAAAAAAAGCGGCCCGTCCTGATATCGTTGGATATCCTTTTGCCGAAAATGAACGGCCTGGAAGTGCTCAAAAAGATCAGAGCAGACTCCAGGTTGCGCGATCTGCCGGTAGTGGTAGTGAGCGTTTCCGGCGGACAAGAAAAGATCCGCCAGGCTTTTTCCCTGGGAATCGTTGATTATTTGGTTAAAAGCGAATATAAGATCGAAAATATCGTCAAAAAAATAATGGCGATCATGGAAAAATTTTATGCCGAAAAAAATTACAGCCAAAAGTAA
- a CDS encoding response regulator gives MPKKITAKSKKWVFIIEDDVFINRAYKAKFAHEGIEVKIAEDGEKALQMLKKGEMPALILLDLMLPNKSGFEVLAEIKQDDRLKNIPVLILTNLAQELDTDRGITLGAEEYLVKADMKIEDLVKKVQRYLEK, from the coding sequence ATGCCGAAAAAAATTACAGCCAAAAGTAAAAAATGGGTTTTTATCATCGAAGACGATGTTTTTATCAACCGGGCCTATAAGGCGAAATTCGCCCACGAGGGCATTGAGGTAAAAATAGCGGAAGACGGAGAAAAAGCTTTGCAAATGCTGAAGAAGGGTGAAATGCCGGCGCTGATATTGCTTGATCTGATGCTGCCCAACAAAAGCGGATTTGAAGTGCTCGCGGAAATAAAACAAGATGACAGATTGAAAAATATTCCGGTGCTGATTTTGACGAATTTGGCCCAGGAATTGGATACTGATCGCGGTATCACCTTGGGCGCCGAGGAATATCTGGTGAAAGCCGATATGAAGATCGAAGATCTGGTCAAGAAAGTTCAGCGATATTTGGAAAAATAA